From a region of the Triticum aestivum cultivar Chinese Spring chromosome 7D, IWGSC CS RefSeq v2.1, whole genome shotgun sequence genome:
- the LOC123170009 gene encoding uncharacterized protein has product MEQFVDGQHVRLRSTVLGRYLHADDDGDSVSLQPQDRRASVNSAWAVELHNRDDYGPHVLLYSAAYGRCLAATDARAPVGRGLRVEQRNHDHPDMDSILWRVFRMRGREGVHLRNVNGGCLLATRVLGHYRGNGVSAEDTQFIPMMMNWVVEPIPAMHIPPALPAEVPLPDAMLTWREIDYVWLNADGDIITKGWYPFAGRSLLRLSTKLAVCLSMEWGMEGVPDIVICLPARGGRLLPLVVDLPSSEQDFRVVVLNAGSPAHAALRYADVEAE; this is encoded by the exons ATGGAGCAGTTCGTCGACGGCCAGCACGTGCGTCTCCGGAGCACCGTGCTCGGCAGGTACCTCCACGCCGACGACGACGGGGATAGCGTATCCCTCCAGCCCCAGGACCGCCGGGCATCAGTGAACTCGGCTTGGGCGGTCGAGTTGCACAACCGGGATGATTATGGCCCGCACGTGCTCCTCTACAGCGCCGCCTACGGCCGCTGCCTCGCCGCCACGGACGCGCGGGCGCCGGTCGGCCGCGGGCTCCGCGTCGAGCAGCGCAACCACGACCATCCGGATATGGATTCCATTCTCTGGCGCGTATTCCGGATGCGCGGCAGGGAGGGAGTTCACCTCCGCAACGTCAACGGCGGCTGTCTGCTTGCCACTCGCGTGCTCGGCCACTACCGTGGCAACGGGGTGAGCGCGGAGGACACGCAGTTCATCCCTATGATGATGAACTGGGTCGTGGAGCCCATCCCCGCCATGCATATTCCGCCTGCACTTCCGGCAGAG GTTCCCCTCCCCGACGCCATGTTGACGTGGCGGGAGATCGACTACGTGTGGCTGAACGCCGACGGGGACATCATCACCAAAGGCTGGTACCCATTCGCTGGGAGGTCCTTGCTCCGCCTCAGCACCAAGCTGGCCGTGTGTCTGTCCATGGAGTGGGGCATGGAGGGCGTCCCCGACATCGTCATATGCCTCCCTGCCCGCGGTGGCCGCCTTCTCCCACTCGTCGTCGACCTGCCCAGCAGCGAGCAGGACTTCCGCGTCGTCGTCCTCAACGCCGGCTCGCCTG CCCACGCAGCGCTGCGGTACGCGGATGTCGAAGCAGAGTAG
- the LOC123170735 gene encoding uncharacterized protein has product MSRPAQLGDLVTLLDTGGDLAMYGCTDPDYVTVGVWVLQDYDAQTWGFRYRINLLAMEASPPLKLWKSIPRLAVINERELLMAQRPRRLLHCDIDGVFLGNVESKEHENRSTLSRHRFQESMVLVPLFDVQAEEDAVSNEPPPFVMFQTLIIPFREFMAFSCSNARLTREQRELHRFRNVLRKDDFICLERVKGQLVNILAGLELHAGVFSTAEQKRIVDCVYGLQEMGKRGELGDRTYTEPEKWMRGKGRVTIQFGCCYNYATDRKGNPPGIIRTFVSDPIPELFKVMIKRLVRWRILPTDCVPDSCIVNMYDPGDCIPPHIDSHDFVRPFCTVSFLSECDILFGSSLKIAGPGEFTGSFAIPLPVGSVLVINGNGADVAKHCVPAVPSKRISITFRKMDPAKRPFSFKDDPELLNITPLEAPAAPETSRSSDEGKGKQLGVQTRDPGSRSSRSRKSKGRTTPAGKVGWGGILGDQPPQHPQSPISSVSSDRERDSIGWSREPRYPPSSDRERDSVERPREPRYPRDAPSHGEDLRDRLNRPPHERTPGSGAFFVNNGADSQARGQRMEHRQLQMINRTINDDMDSLSVGSHESSEQPRVSVRTIHNRPRTRINLGW; this is encoded by the exons ATGAGCCGCCCGGCACAGTTGGGCGATCTTGTGACACTGTTGGACACGGGCGGCGACCTTGCTATGTACGGCTGCACCGATCCCGACTATGTTACTGTGGGTGTTTGGGTGTTGCAGGACTATGATGCACAGACCTGGGGGTTCCGATACCGGATTAACTTGTTAGCGATGGAGGCATCTCCACCGCTTAAGTTGTGGAAATCTATCCCTAGGCTGGCTGTGATCAACGAGCGTGAGCTGTTGATGGCGCAGCGTCCTCGCCGTCTACTGCATTGTGACATCGATGGTGTGTTCTTAGGGAATGTAGAAAGCAAAGAGCATGAGAACCGCTCGACACTTTCTAGGCACCGCTTCCAAGAGAGCATGGTTTTAGTCCCATTGTTTGACGTGCAAGCAGAAGAAGATGCTGTGAGCAACGAGCCTCCTCCATTCGTCATG TTTCAAACACTGATAATTCCTTTCCGAGAGTTTATGGCATTTAGTTGTTCAAATG CGAGGCTGACGAGGGAGCAGCGGGAGCTGCATCGGTTCCGGAACGTGCTGCGGAAGGACGACTTCATATGCCTCGAGAGGGTCAAGGGCCAGCTCGTCAACATCCTCGCCGGCCTGGAGCTCCACGCCGGCGTGTTCAGCACCGCCGAGCAGAAGCGCATCGTCGACTGCGTCTACGGCCTGCAGGAGATGGGAAAGCGCGGGGAGCTTGGAG ATCGTACATATACAGAACCTGAGAAATGGATGCGTGGTAAAGGGCGGGTAACAATTCAATTTGGATGCTGTTATAACTATGCTACG GACAGGAAAGGAAATCCACCAGGCATCATTCGAACTTTTGTTTCTGATCCGATCCCTGAACTATTTAAGGTCATGATCAAGAGATTGGTAAGGTGGCGTATTCTGCCAACGGATTGTGTGCCAGACAGTTGCATTGTCAACATGTATGACCCTGGAGATTGCATTCCACCACATATAGACAGCCATGATTTTGTTCGACCATTTTGTACTGTTTCATTCCTCAGTGAATGCGACATACTTTTTGGGTCTAGTCTGAAAATCGCTGGTCCTGGAGAATTTACGGGCTCATTTGCAATTCCTCTGCCTGTTGG GTCTGTGCTCGTCATAAATGGCAATGGTGCTGATGTTGCAAAGCATTGTGTTCCAGCGGTACCATCCAAAAG GATATCCATTACCTTCAGAAAAATGGATCCTGCAAAGCGTCCGTTCAGTTTCAAGGATGACCCTGAACTGCTGAACATCACTCCTCTCGAAGCACCAGCTGCACCCGAAACTAGCAGATCCTCGGATGAAGGCAAGGGGAAGCAGCTTGGCGTACAAACTCGGGATCCAGGCAGCAGATCATCCAGAAGCAGGAAATCCAAAGGAAGAACGACACCTGCTGGAAAGGTTGGATGGGGGGGCATTCTTGGAGACCAACCTCCACAGCACCCACAGAGCCCTATCTCCAGTGTGAGCTCTGACAGAGAGAGGGACTCCATTGGGTGGTCGAGAGAGCCAAGATATCCACCGAGTTCTGACAGAGAAAGGGACTCCGTTGAGAGGCCGAGAGAGCCAAGATATCCGCGTGACGCGCCATCTCATGGCGAGGACCTCAGAGACCGGCTGAACAGGCCGCCTCATGAGAGGACGCCTGGCAGCGGCGCGTTCTTCGTCAACAACGGCGCGGACTCCCAGGCCAGGGGGCAGCGGATGGAGCACAGGCAGCTACAGATGATCAACCGCACCATCAACGACGACATGGACTCCCTCTCCGTCGGGAGCCACGAGTCCTCCGAGCAGCCCCGTGTCAGCGTGCGGACCATACACAACAGACCAAGGACCAGAATAAACCTGGGCTGGTAG